In Pseudoalteromonas marina, a genomic segment contains:
- the fliG gene encoding flagellar motor switch protein FliG — protein sequence MTDQDQEQKQLPAAFDVDKLDGVDKAAILLLSLSEEDAAQILKHLEPKQVQKVGMAMAALDDLSQAKISAVHNLFIEQIQSFSTIGFQSEDFIKKALTAALGEDKAASLIDQIVMGSGAKGLDSLKWMDSKQVANIIRNEHPQIQTIVLSYLEPEQSAEIIAQFPEKVRLDLTMRIANLEEVQPAALQELNEIMEKQFAGQAGAQAAKMGGLKAAADIMNYLDTNVEGQLMDSIREHDEEMSQQIQDLMFVFENLMDVDDRGIQAILREVQQDVLMKAIKGADDGLKDKILGNMSKRAADMLADDLEAMAPVRISEVEAAQKEILSTARRLSDSGEIQLGGGGGEEFL from the coding sequence ATGACTGATCAAGATCAAGAACAAAAACAACTTCCAGCAGCGTTTGATGTTGATAAGCTAGACGGTGTAGATAAAGCCGCTATTTTATTACTGAGCTTATCAGAGGAAGATGCAGCCCAAATACTTAAGCACTTGGAGCCTAAACAAGTTCAAAAAGTCGGCATGGCAATGGCTGCGTTAGACGACCTGTCACAGGCTAAAATAAGTGCGGTTCACAACTTGTTTATTGAGCAAATTCAAAGCTTCAGTACTATAGGTTTTCAGTCAGAAGACTTTATTAAAAAGGCGCTTACTGCTGCATTGGGTGAAGATAAAGCGGCCAGCCTTATTGACCAAATTGTTATGGGGTCTGGGGCTAAAGGCCTTGATTCTCTCAAATGGATGGACTCTAAGCAGGTGGCGAATATTATTCGTAATGAACACCCCCAAATACAAACGATTGTATTGTCTTACTTAGAGCCTGAGCAGTCCGCAGAAATTATTGCGCAGTTCCCAGAGAAAGTACGTCTTGATTTAACCATGCGAATTGCCAACCTTGAAGAAGTGCAACCAGCCGCACTACAAGAACTTAACGAAATTATGGAAAAACAATTTGCCGGACAAGCAGGGGCACAAGCTGCGAAAATGGGTGGCTTAAAAGCCGCGGCAGACATTATGAACTACCTAGATACAAACGTTGAAGGGCAGCTAATGGATTCTATTCGTGAACATGACGAAGAGATGTCTCAGCAAATTCAGGATCTTATGTTTGTATTTGAAAACTTAATGGATGTGGATGACCGTGGTATTCAAGCCATTCTACGAGAAGTACAACAAGATGTATTAATGAAAGCAATCAAAGGTGCAGACGACGGTCTGAAAGACAAAATACTGGGCAATATGTCTAAGCGTGCTGCCGATATGCTGGCTGATGATTTAGAAGCAATGGCGCCTGTACGTATTAGTGAAGTTGAAGCTGCCCAAAAAGAAATTCTATCAACGGCACGTCGTTTATCTGATTCGGGTGAAATTCAGTTAGGCGGTGGTGGTGGTGAGGAGTTCTTGTAA
- the fliH gene encoding flagellar assembly protein FliH, translated as MSKLKGRPLRAEEADELLKHWAIPDVAPNEKSFGNRSTAYGTPLGELYKKELAEEMPTDEPEEPELPKLTMVELERIRQDAYEEGLKQGHEQGYIDGFEKGVSEGKEAGYKEGLELGKTQGQEDIKPIIEEQLISLKGILEALNSPLKKVDEQAELQLIQLASMLAEAVIYQEVQTSPDVILHTLKHSIDSLNAQQEKVKVHLNPTDLEVIKDSYGEQTIADNNWQLVPEPTLERGGCEVKTAQSSLDMTLKTRVKETLDSFLHNSNI; from the coding sequence ATGAGTAAACTCAAAGGGCGTCCACTTCGAGCTGAAGAAGCTGATGAATTATTAAAGCATTGGGCTATTCCCGATGTAGCACCTAACGAAAAAAGCTTTGGTAATCGTTCTACAGCGTATGGCACCCCATTGGGCGAGCTTTATAAAAAAGAATTGGCCGAAGAGATGCCGACCGATGAGCCCGAAGAGCCCGAGCTGCCAAAGCTTACTATGGTTGAGCTTGAACGCATTAGACAAGATGCTTATGAAGAAGGCCTTAAACAAGGTCATGAACAAGGCTACATTGACGGCTTTGAAAAAGGCGTTAGTGAGGGAAAAGAAGCTGGTTATAAAGAGGGGCTAGAGCTCGGTAAAACTCAAGGCCAAGAAGATATAAAACCGATTATTGAAGAGCAACTAATTAGCCTTAAAGGTATTTTAGAAGCACTTAATTCACCGCTAAAAAAAGTGGATGAACAAGCCGAGTTACAACTTATTCAATTAGCTAGCATGTTGGCTGAAGCAGTTATATACCAAGAAGTACAAACATCGCCAGATGTTATTTTACATACATTAAAACACAGTATTGATTCGTTAAATGCGCAACAAGAAAAAGTAAAAGTGCATCTAAACCCAACCGATCTAGAGGTTATAAAAGATAGCTATGGCGAGCAAACTATAGCAGACAATAACTGGCAATTAGTTCCCGAACCCACGCTTGAAAGAGGTGGATGTGAGGTTAAAACCGCGCAATCCTCGCTCGATATGACGTTAAAAACACGCGTCAAAGAAACGTTGGATAGCTTTTTGCATAATAGTAATATCTAA
- the fliI gene encoding flagellar protein export ATPase FliI, with the protein MSVQIASLSERLSQYQQNIKPYTPAVAGILTRVVGLTLEAKGLRAPVGSQCKIETMNGFVDAEIVGFNDQTLYLMPNDHISGVLPGARVIPQVNNLGLPVGMSLLGRVVDGLGRPLDGLGKINAEHYLKFAQNTINPLARRPISQPMDVGVRAINSVITVGQGQRMGLFAGSGVGKSVLLGMMTRGSEADVIVVGLVGERGREVKEFIEEILGEEGRKRSVVVAAPADSSPLMRLKGCESAVTIAEYFRDQGLNVLLLLDSVTRYAMAQREIALAVGEPPATKGYPPSVFAKLPALVERAGNGGEGQGAITAFFTVLSEGDDMQDPIADAARAILDGHIVLSRELADSGHYPAIDIEKSISRVMPQVVSEPHMQQARVLKQVYSMYQQNKDMITLGAYQKGTDPMLDQAINMMPRVNGFLQQGMRDVISYDDGLQGLAQLLGQG; encoded by the coding sequence ATGTCTGTGCAAATTGCTTCTTTGAGCGAACGCTTGTCGCAATATCAACAAAACATTAAGCCCTACACACCTGCAGTGGCGGGTATTTTAACGCGTGTTGTTGGCCTTACCTTAGAGGCAAAAGGTCTGAGGGCGCCTGTTGGTAGTCAATGTAAAATTGAAACCATGAATGGTTTTGTTGACGCAGAAATTGTTGGTTTTAACGACCAAACCTTATATTTAATGCCTAATGATCATATTTCTGGCGTACTGCCAGGTGCCCGAGTAATACCCCAAGTAAATAATTTGGGGTTACCTGTAGGAATGAGCCTACTAGGGCGTGTGGTTGACGGCTTAGGCCGTCCACTCGACGGACTTGGTAAAATAAACGCTGAACATTATTTAAAGTTTGCCCAAAATACAATTAACCCTTTAGCCAGACGTCCGATCAGTCAGCCAATGGACGTGGGGGTGCGTGCTATTAACTCAGTGATAACCGTAGGGCAAGGTCAGCGTATGGGCTTATTTGCAGGCTCTGGTGTAGGTAAGTCTGTACTGCTAGGAATGATGACCAGAGGCAGCGAAGCCGATGTCATTGTAGTTGGTTTGGTTGGTGAGCGTGGTCGTGAGGTCAAAGAGTTTATTGAAGAAATTCTTGGAGAAGAAGGGCGTAAACGTTCTGTTGTTGTTGCAGCACCCGCCGATTCATCGCCATTAATGCGTTTAAAAGGTTGCGAAAGTGCAGTGACCATTGCCGAATATTTTAGAGACCAAGGTTTAAATGTGTTACTGCTACTCGATTCAGTAACACGCTACGCAATGGCTCAGCGTGAAATTGCTTTAGCAGTAGGAGAACCTCCGGCAACAAAAGGATACCCACCATCGGTTTTTGCAAAACTACCAGCCTTAGTTGAACGAGCTGGTAATGGGGGGGAAGGGCAAGGTGCTATAACAGCCTTTTTTACCGTGTTAAGTGAAGGAGATGATATGCAAGACCCAATTGCAGACGCTGCACGCGCCATACTAGACGGCCATATTGTACTTTCTCGTGAGTTAGCCGATAGCGGTCATTACCCAGCAATAGATATCGAAAAATCTATATCACGTGTTATGCCCCAAGTGGTTTCAGAGCCTCATATGCAACAAGCCCGAGTGCTTAAACAAGTGTATTCAATGTACCAACAAAATAAAGACATGATCACATTAGGCGCCTATCAAAAGGGCACTGATCCCATGCTCGACCAAGCTATAAATATGATGCCAAGAGTAAACGGGTTTTTACAGCAAGGTATGCGTGATGTGATAAGTTATGACGATGGGCTGCAAGGGCTAGCCCAATTATTAGGTCAAGGGTAA
- the fliJ gene encoding flagellar export protein FliJ, translating into MAKNKFDLLLKLESDKEESLRMSYLQANQNLQANQQKLQGLNDFRLEYSQQLHLKGQSGLSSAGFGQYHAFIAKIEEAIRQQASTVNTAKQVVSQRKTLWLKQQIKAKAVAKLIENQKIKAAAVVAKNEQKMLDEFTSNQFFQRRKLS; encoded by the coding sequence ATGGCTAAAAACAAATTTGACTTGCTGCTAAAACTTGAAAGCGACAAAGAAGAAAGTTTACGTATGAGTTATTTGCAAGCTAATCAAAACCTGCAAGCAAACCAGCAAAAACTTCAAGGCTTAAATGACTTTAGGCTTGAATACTCTCAACAGTTACATTTAAAAGGTCAATCAGGTTTATCAAGCGCTGGTTTTGGGCAGTATCATGCGTTTATAGCAAAAATTGAAGAGGCCATTCGGCAACAAGCAAGTACTGTAAATACGGCAAAGCAAGTTGTTTCACAGCGAAAAACGTTGTGGTTAAAACAGCAAATAAAGGCTAAAGCGGTGGCTAAATTGATTGAAAATCAAAAAATAAAAGCAGCAGCTGTGGTTGCTAAAAACGAGCAAAAAATGCTGGATGAGTTCACATCTAATCAATTTTTTCAGCGTCGCAAACTTTCTTAA
- a CDS encoding flagellar hook-length control protein FliK, with product MNDISVSISADKESFLAFKDSSLADSADESGTEFFTQLQDAHTTFEPTKKEINKPETDTLSATSADSSSVTNEKLNSDSDDEDIAQINLSGSDILEQINSSQLMNTEVTKPSEKAKDINLADTSKNKTPLVIADLKEKLPVKGYVAVPAKDLPVKDEVGKVIRPHATLTDNNTSGVASLVNDEDINDSSNSQRQNKMSLAQAVEAELNIKSDKVKHPAQAQSITQGFDTKDNEADTNKGIFTDKITASQSSVFSDVSVNSDQTILKTDVDKIVTTQSTVENSGKVNANTLAQNTIAKNTVAELTENTLTATSPNSNITETEKADAINALIAKDVNAFKTDKVLASLTPEQLTKLQTEIKPVMLDASSKAEKLTVLKQMLTQFIADNKQPQSTDVKSSASEQFNTLSGTEKQALLTQLNAFIKAEQPKGEQLAAIKQAIGELKVLVAKDANQSSDTKFTISQKAVNDSQNLPQTNESQIDKVVTLPVKGEEITKPVTFVASQTPNTVNRPQKVSVKSSSENSADPTKLAAQPTSDEELTKALEQLQKEGLKNTTAEQSPAKVMQLFNHITNALNTTQTSAQSYYDSLDYEMGLLDQQAMQNQQLQSTAQTKQVSIEPGMMQAINIVKSDAAKLLQERVSSMLSINNKEAEIRLDPPEMGSMQIRVRSDAEQAQINFVVQNQQAKEALEQSMPRLREMLAQQGLELGESTISYGQSGGENAEQNESGAGEQLAKNGAANSESDEPSNSPEQTSEQQTSSSIDYYA from the coding sequence ATGAATGATATTTCTGTTTCAATTTCGGCTGATAAAGAGTCTTTTTTAGCATTTAAAGACAGTAGCTTAGCTGATTCTGCTGATGAATCAGGTACTGAGTTTTTTACTCAGTTGCAAGACGCCCACACTACATTTGAGCCAACAAAAAAAGAGATTAATAAGCCTGAAACAGATACTTTATCTGCCACCTCAGCAGATTCCTCATCAGTTACTAATGAAAAATTAAACAGTGATTCAGATGATGAAGACATAGCCCAAATAAATTTGTCTGGAAGCGATATTCTGGAGCAGATCAATTCATCTCAACTAATGAACACTGAGGTTACAAAGCCAAGTGAAAAAGCAAAAGATATAAACCTTGCAGATACATCAAAAAATAAAACACCGCTTGTTATTGCTGATTTAAAAGAGAAACTGCCGGTTAAAGGCTATGTTGCTGTGCCAGCAAAAGATTTACCTGTTAAAGATGAAGTAGGTAAAGTAATAAGACCACATGCAACACTTACTGATAACAACACAAGCGGTGTGGCAAGTTTAGTAAATGATGAAGATATTAATGACTCGTCAAATTCACAAAGACAAAATAAAATGTCTCTTGCTCAGGCTGTTGAAGCAGAACTAAATATAAAATCGGATAAAGTTAAACACCCTGCACAAGCGCAAAGTATAACTCAGGGCTTTGATACAAAAGATAATGAAGCAGATACTAACAAAGGCATTTTTACGGATAAAATAACAGCTTCACAAAGTTCAGTGTTCTCTGACGTGAGTGTCAATTCTGATCAGACTATTTTAAAAACGGATGTTGATAAAATAGTTACTACTCAAAGCACAGTAGAGAATAGCGGTAAAGTTAACGCCAATACTTTAGCTCAAAATACCATAGCTAAAAATACAGTTGCGGAACTAACAGAAAATACGCTCACAGCAACTTCACCCAACTCAAACATAACTGAAACTGAAAAAGCAGACGCGATAAATGCACTCATTGCTAAAGATGTAAATGCATTTAAAACAGATAAAGTATTAGCAAGCCTAACGCCTGAGCAGCTAACAAAATTACAGACTGAAATTAAACCAGTAATGCTTGACGCATCAAGCAAAGCTGAAAAATTGACGGTTTTAAAGCAAATGCTTACCCAATTTATAGCGGATAATAAACAGCCACAAAGCACTGACGTTAAGTCGTCAGCCAGTGAGCAGTTCAATACGCTTTCAGGGACCGAAAAGCAGGCATTACTGACTCAATTAAATGCCTTTATTAAAGCCGAGCAGCCAAAAGGTGAACAGTTAGCGGCTATTAAGCAAGCGATTGGTGAGCTAAAAGTGTTGGTTGCGAAAGATGCGAATCAATCATCAGACACTAAATTTACGATATCGCAAAAAGCTGTAAATGACTCACAAAACTTGCCGCAAACAAATGAATCGCAAATAGACAAAGTGGTTACCTTACCGGTAAAAGGTGAAGAGATAACAAAACCAGTTACTTTTGTAGCTTCACAAACACCAAATACGGTAAACAGACCACAAAAAGTGAGTGTGAAATCAAGCTCTGAAAATAGCGCTGATCCAACTAAATTAGCAGCACAGCCTACTAGTGATGAAGAGCTTACAAAAGCGCTTGAGCAATTGCAAAAAGAGGGGCTAAAAAATACCACAGCTGAGCAGTCACCCGCTAAAGTTATGCAGTTGTTTAACCACATAACTAATGCATTAAATACAACCCAAACCAGTGCCCAAAGTTATTATGATTCGCTTGATTATGAAATGGGCTTGTTGGATCAACAAGCTATGCAAAATCAGCAGTTACAAAGTACAGCACAGACAAAGCAGGTAAGTATTGAACCTGGTATGATGCAGGCGATTAACATCGTTAAAAGTGACGCGGCCAAGTTACTACAAGAGCGCGTTAGTTCAATGCTAAGCATTAATAATAAAGAGGCTGAAATTCGTCTTGATCCACCTGAGATGGGCAGCATGCAAATACGAGTTCGTAGCGATGCAGAACAAGCACAAATTAACTTTGTGGTACAAAACCAGCAGGCCAAAGAAGCACTCGAACAATCTATGCCTCGCTTACGCGAAATGTTAGCACAACAGGGATTGGAGCTTGGTGAAAGTACTATTTCATATGGCCAGTCAGGTGGTGAAAACGCAGAGCAAAATGAATCGGGGGCGGGTGAGCAATTAGCCAAAAATGGAGCAGCAAATAGTGAAAGTGATGAGCCATCAAATAGCCCAGAACAAACTTCTGAGCAACAAACATCATCATCAATAGATTACTATGCCTAA
- the fliL gene encoding flagellar basal body-associated protein FliL: MAEETSLEIEEAPKSKKKLIIIIAAVLLVVGGAAGFFLMSGSDEPVETLDEETTLSEEAPAASGSSAEIGSALYVAMPRPFVFNVPGSSRDRIVQIKVQLLVRGEVNEETAKKHIPLIEGKLLSVFSTTTADELSTSAGKETLRFTALETVQTALNDVEGSKVIERVLFTGFVMQ, translated from the coding sequence ATGGCTGAAGAAACAAGTTTAGAAATAGAAGAAGCGCCAAAAAGTAAAAAAAAGCTGATAATTATTATTGCAGCAGTCCTGCTCGTTGTAGGTGGTGCTGCGGGTTTCTTTTTAATGTCGGGCTCGGATGAGCCTGTTGAAACATTAGATGAAGAAACGACCCTTTCAGAAGAAGCGCCAGCAGCTTCTGGGTCATCTGCAGAAATAGGCAGTGCGCTTTATGTTGCGATGCCAAGACCTTTTGTTTTTAACGTTCCGGGCTCGAGCCGAGATAGAATTGTACAAATTAAAGTGCAACTTTTGGTACGTGGTGAGGTAAATGAAGAAACAGCTAAAAAGCATATTCCGCTGATTGAAGGTAAGTTACTCAGTGTATTTTCAACCACTACTGCTGACGAGCTTAGTACCAGTGCAGGTAAAGAAACACTGCGTTTTACTGCGCTAGAGACAGTGCAAACTGCCTTAAATGACGTTGAAGGCAGCAAAGTAATTGAGCGGGTATTATTTACCGGCTTTGTAATGCAATAA
- the fliM gene encoding flagellar motor switch protein FliM, with the protein MSDLLSQDEIDALLHGVDDVEEEDINDGEDGGGSTLQYDFSSQDRIVRGRMPTLEIVNERFARHMRISLFNMMRRTAEVSINGVQMIKFGEYVHTLFVPTSLNMVRFRPLKGTGLITMEARLVFILVDNFFGGDGRYHAKIEGREFTPTERRIVQMLLKIIFEDYKEAWAPVMDVSFEYLDSEVNPAMANIVSPTEVVVISSFHIELDGGGGDFHIALPYSMLEPIRELLDAGVQSDTEDTDLRWSKALRDEIMDVEVDMSTQLLEVDLTLQQIMELKAGDIIPVEMPEHITVFVEELPTFRAKMGRSRDNVALQISEKIKRPDSVKSELHVFTKGGKKIDSDAELAELEEDLHLSDGVDLDW; encoded by the coding sequence GTGAGCGACTTATTATCCCAAGACGAAATTGATGCGCTATTACATGGTGTTGATGACGTTGAAGAGGAAGATATAAACGATGGTGAAGATGGCGGGGGAAGTACGCTTCAGTACGATTTTTCTTCGCAAGATCGAATCGTACGTGGTCGCATGCCGACGCTGGAAATTGTTAATGAGCGTTTTGCTCGCCATATGCGAATTAGCCTATTTAATATGATGCGCCGCACAGCGGAAGTGTCTATTAATGGCGTTCAAATGATAAAGTTTGGTGAGTATGTTCACACTTTATTTGTACCAACAAGCTTAAATATGGTGCGTTTCAGACCTTTAAAGGGTACCGGCCTGATCACCATGGAAGCACGGTTAGTATTCATTTTGGTGGATAACTTTTTTGGCGGTGATGGCCGTTACCACGCAAAAATTGAAGGCCGTGAATTTACCCCAACAGAGCGCCGAATTGTGCAAATGTTGCTAAAAATAATCTTTGAAGATTATAAAGAGGCATGGGCACCGGTAATGGACGTGTCGTTTGAGTACCTCGATTCAGAGGTAAACCCCGCAATGGCTAATATTGTGAGCCCGACTGAAGTTGTGGTTATTAGCTCTTTTCATATTGAACTCGATGGTGGCGGCGGTGATTTTCATATTGCCTTGCCATATTCAATGCTCGAACCAATAAGGGAACTTTTGGATGCGGGTGTTCAGTCAGATACTGAAGATACCGACTTGCGTTGGAGTAAGGCATTACGAGATGAAATAATGGATGTTGAGGTTGACATGTCAACTCAGCTTTTAGAAGTTGACTTAACACTTCAACAAATAATGGAGCTTAAAGCAGGTGATATTATTCCTGTTGAAATGCCAGAGCATATAACTGTATTTGTAGAAGAACTACCCACGTTTAGAGCTAAAATGGGCCGCTCTCGTGATAATGTTGCGTTGCAAATTAGCGAAAAAATTAAACGACCTGATTCAGTTAAATCTGAGCTGCATGTATTTACCAAAGGCGGCAAGAAAATTGACTCAGATGCAGAGTTAGCAGAATTAGAAGAAGATTTACACCTTTCAGACGGTGTAGACTTAGACTGGTAA